TTCGTATCCGTAGCCATAATTATTGTCGGGTTCAGATTGGATGGTAAAGGGTCCTTTGGCGGTATCAGAAAATACCTGAACGGTACTGGTGTATAAAAAACGTATGCCAAATCGGTGAGTAATCCAGGCAAGTTCACTACTCCATTCGTAATGAACTAACCAGTTCTCATTTGGTTTTCCTGTGGGTTTGGATGGTGCTGCTAGATGAAACAGTACATCGGGAGCAATTTCCTGGATATAACTTTCCATCGCGAGGTAATTGTCTATAGGGATCTCTTCTCTTGGCCAACCATAAACTTCGTGTTTGAGAGAATGAAGGTAATTCTGAAGGGCTTGACCCACGGTACCCCTCAAACCGGTCACCAGAATTCTCATGTTACCTCCTATAGACCAAACCTTGTCTGCTGTTCAAGGATGCCCAATTCTTTTTTCCAGGGATAAAGGCTTTTTCCTTTTTGAGCCATTTCTAATGCTTTTTTGTTTTGTTTGTTCTCTCGATAGAGTTTTATTAATTCAACAAAGGCATCGGCATGCCAGGAAGAGTTTATTTGGAACCCTCGTTCATAAAATGCTATGGCTTCTTGAAGTTTTTTTCTTTCCAGGGCAGCCTGGGCGCAGATGCGAAGGATTTCAGGGTGTCGGGGAAAGAGTTTGAGTGCTGAAGAGGCATAGCTATCAAAAGAAGTCCAATCCTTTTGTTTGAGAGTAAAAAAGAGACGATAATAATGCAAAATGGGATAATTTGGGTATCGTGTAAGAAGGTCTGAGAGTTTATCCATAGCTGCATTATAATCTTTGTTTCTGTTGACATGTTCTTTGATAATCTCAAGACGCACGAGCCAGTTTACATATTTGAGCTGGGATTCTATCTCTATCAAGGTAGCTAGTCTTTCTCGGGGATTATCGACATAACGTAACAGATCATTGGCGAGGCCATCTTTTCCTTGAGCGACCGATTTACTATAAAGGAGAAGATTGTTGTAAAGACCATACTCTAAGGCTTCTATACCGAATCCTTCATACTGGGAGATAAAAAGATAACTGAAAATTACTACAATATTTGAGGATTGCTTGGCAAAGATTCGAGCTATCGTTTTCTCCGCGAGAACAAAATCCATATTTTGATATGCCTGGAGAAAACGTGTATATTCCGATTTACCCGCAAGATTCAAAAGATTTTCCCACTCTTTTTCCTCTACCATTTGAGAAAAAACGAGAGAAATACTTATAAACCACCACAGAATGATCCCAATTCTCTGCATTGGGCACCTCTTTTTGAGTTTTTTCTCTACAAATTATAGCAAGAAAACATAAAATCCGCAACCTTTTTGTTTTTTTATCTGATAAAAAAAGAGATAAAAAATGACAGGGTAGTCTCCAGACAATCTTGTTTTGTCTGGAGACTATCAATTTTACTCCTGACTTACATTGGAGGAACCACACATCGGACAGGAGACGTCAATGAAATCATTTTCGTCGTCGAGCTCACTGATATACTCTGTCCATTTGTGGCCACAATCGTCACAGATAAAGGTTGCTTCGATTTCACTCACCTCATCAGAGAATTCATCTTCATCGGCATACAGATCTTCGAGATCGTCGTACTCATCTGTCATTTCATCAAGTTCTTCATCTTCGTCTTCGTTCAAAAAATCCTCCATATAATCAAGATCATCAAAATCCTCGAACTCAGCGTCATCAGAGTAAGAACGATCCATGTAGTCTTTCATAGCAGAAAATCCTCCCCTAAATTGCTTATGTATATTATTACTAAAGAATCGATTCTGTCAAGTAAAAAAGCCCTTTTTTTGAAAAAATTTTTTTCAAGGCAATTTTGTTTACGAAAATCCCAAAAATATTGCGAAATATTGCTTTATTTCATACAATAATACTGTTGGAGGGAAAAATGTCTCTTCCTGGTATTTCTGTACCTATGTGTAGGATTGATAAAGCGACGTATCGTGTTAAAGAAATCAA
This sequence is a window from Thermospira aquatica. Protein-coding genes within it:
- a CDS encoding tetratricopeptide repeat protein; this encodes MQRIGIILWWFISISLVFSQMVEEKEWENLLNLAGKSEYTRFLQAYQNMDFVLAEKTIARIFAKQSSNIVVIFSYLFISQYEGFGIEALEYGLYNNLLLYSKSVAQGKDGLANDLLRYVDNPRERLATLIEIESQLKYVNWLVRLEIIKEHVNRNKDYNAAMDKLSDLLTRYPNYPILHYYRLFFTLKQKDWTSFDSYASSALKLFPRHPEILRICAQAALERKKLQEAIAFYERGFQINSSWHADAFVELIKLYRENKQNKKALEMAQKGKSLYPWKKELGILEQQTRFGL